In the Hyphomonadaceae bacterium BL14 genome, one interval contains:
- a CDS encoding SURF1 family protein → MIIFRPYPVLTLLTVMALALLLALGGWQLDRRSWKQGLLAEHAAITNAPPASLDAICAAPRAGQPVSGAQPDGARVVRVFGRSAAGAPGWRLFAPAPLPDCADAGFILIEAGFAPLSAATAATEAATAPGVRAARAGLRLEPPLRRGLFGAADTPERDEFYAFDAATMETSLELAPGSLMADWWLAVDDGRPPDWITATPPERHGAYALTWYLMAVALLGVWIALNVTRGRIGWRRRG, encoded by the coding sequence ATGATCATCTTCCGCCCCTATCCGGTCCTGACCCTGCTGACCGTCATGGCGCTGGCGCTTTTGCTGGCGCTGGGCGGTTGGCAGCTGGACCGGCGCAGCTGGAAGCAGGGCCTGCTGGCCGAGCATGCCGCCATCACCAATGCGCCACCCGCCAGCCTGGACGCCATCTGCGCCGCGCCGCGCGCCGGTCAACCGGTTTCAGGGGCGCAGCCTGATGGCGCGCGTGTGGTGCGGGTGTTTGGCCGCAGCGCCGCCGGAGCTCCGGGCTGGCGGTTGTTTGCGCCCGCGCCGTTGCCCGACTGTGCAGACGCAGGTTTCATCCTGATCGAGGCCGGGTTTGCGCCCCTGAGCGCCGCGACCGCCGCGACTGAAGCCGCCACGGCACCCGGCGTTCGCGCGGCGCGCGCGGGGCTGCGGCTGGAGCCACCCTTGCGCCGGGGCCTGTTCGGCGCGGCGGATACGCCTGAGCGTGATGAGTTTTACGCGTTCGACGCTGCCACGATGGAGACATCGCTGGAGCTCGCCCCCGGATCGCTCATGGCGGACTGGTGGCTGGCGGTGGATGACGGCCGTCCGCCCGACTGGATTACCGCCACGCCGCCCGAACGCCACGGCGCCTATGCGCTGACCTGGTATCTGATGGCGGTGGCGCTTCTGGGGGTCTGGATCGCGCTCAATGTCACGCGCGGGCGGATCGGCTGGCGCCGGCGCGGTTAG
- a CDS encoding DUF983 domain-containing protein — MFAGFLKFADHCASCGLDFSGEDAGDGPAVFIMFAVGFIVVPMALVAEVVFSPPLWLHFGLWLPLTAGLSLALMRPFRAVMFALQHQHAAAEGRIDAGDDGSDGTGAP, encoded by the coding sequence TTGTTTGCGGGTTTTCTCAAATTCGCGGATCACTGCGCGTCCTGCGGCCTCGACTTTTCGGGCGAGGATGCGGGTGACGGCCCGGCCGTATTCATCATGTTCGCCGTCGGCTTCATCGTGGTGCCCATGGCCCTGGTGGCCGAGGTCGTGTTCAGCCCGCCGCTCTGGCTTCATTTCGGGCTCTGGCTGCCGCTGACGGCGGGGCTGAGCCTGGCGCTGATGCGCCCGTTTCGCGCCGTCATGTTCGCCCTGCAACACCAGCACGCAGCGGCGGAAGGGCGGATCGATGCCGGCGATGACGGCAGTGATGGCACGGGCGCGCCATGA